A single window of Aphidius gifuensis isolate YNYX2018 linkage group LG1, ASM1490517v1, whole genome shotgun sequence DNA harbors:
- the LOC122860717 gene encoding tripeptidyl-peptidase 2 isoform X2 has translation MGEVVDCNFPVWGLLPKKETGVNQYLIKYPEYDGRGTVIAIFDSGVDPGAPGLQVTSDGKPKIIARFDCSGDGDVDTSTIVQSEEGYITGLTGRKLKIPFDWTNPSGDYHIGVKEAYHLYPSKLREKIISEKKKKYWDDGHKAALAEATRKLQEFELKNPNPTSIQDKLIKDELESRVDVLQSGEKKYQDAGPTYDCVVFNDGKNWKACIDTSEEGNLESGILLGEYSLTQEYAPLTQQDQLNISINIHEDGNILEIVGVCASHGTHVASIAAANFPENKELNGVAPGAQIISLTIGDNRIDPMETGTALVRAMIWIMKNNKKVDVINMSYGEQANWTNTGRLYELINEVVDKYGVTWVAAAGNFGPALCTIGTPPDVSSMNIISVGAYVSPDMMVAEYSLREKLPGMPYTWSSRGPMIDGGTGITVCAPGGAITSVPNFTLRQSQLMNGTSMASPHVAGAIALLICGLKFKNCKYSPYSLKRAIENSALFIDTLDVFAQGSGLLQVERAFENLVENCNAIERDVRFTINCGVNNSKGIHIRSGIIDRPKDFSITIEPVFIDTDNTDASCKINFNIRLSLVCDASWVQFPSHFELMNMSRSFTVRIDAVKLPSGVHTTTIRAYDVNNIDKGPVFLIPITIVQPMIIEKTMNLPDFHYSKILFKPNTIKRHFILVPDDATWAVIKIKSNDKEKTGRFALQAIQLKPRMASRTLQINKMLNITSQSETIQGFNVEGGLILEIVIAKYWANIGDINIDYSIEFHGINVINGNFIMQSGDGIHKLELRSSLRNEDIVPSITMKNLVQILRPIDNKLLPLGKRDIIPPARQIYELQLTYTFHLTKTCEITPNISLLSDLLYESEYESQLWMLYDTNKHLIHCGDAFPHKYTIKKLDKGDYTIKTHIRHEKKDLLEKLNDMSILLSQKLSSPINLDVYAHHSQAIIYGKKMVAATVPPGHILPVYIAPIANENNSDIKQLSKGQPLGTYLSGSVTFCKDEARKKVDCYTFKYVLSEPAKKSPAVKTDDEKVSKWDEYQDTLRDVKCTWLAKLEATEHATALYNELRTSYPDHLPVHTAMLTSLDSPEARRLLPHDDLTESAITFADQIIDVADKVISSIDQEKLLAYYGMKHDQRTDATKIKTTMDKQKLLLIESFVKKGCAYARLYIHARKRGETEAALHLSAVTQAWNDVQKYAEATDNKVLILSLWHAHINKHYGRYLKLLLRYYEDKPLRDIDEKFAEISSIIGWEHWAKHITGTIPTRYPKAYRLF, from the exons atgggaGAAGTTGTTGATTGTAATTTTCCTGTTTGGGGATTATTGCCTAAAAAAGAGACTGGAGTTaatcaatatttgattaaatatccTGAATATGATGGACGAGGTACGGTTATTGCAATTTTTGATTCTGGTGTTGATCCTGGTGCTCCTGGTTTACAg gtGACAAGTGATGGTAAGCCCAAGATAATTGCAAGATTTGACTGCAGTGGAGATGGTGATGTTGACACCAGTACAATTGTCCAATCAGAAGAAGGATATATAACTGGTTTAACTGGTAGAAAGTTAAag ataCCTTTTGATTGGACAAATCCAAGTGGTGATTATCATATTGGTGTTAAAGAAGCATATCATCTTTATCCATCAAAATTacgtgaaaaaattatttctgaaaaaaaaaaaaaatattgggaTGATGGACATAAAGCTGCACTTGCTGAAGCAACAAGAAAACTTCAg gaatttgaattaaaaaatccaaatcCAACAAGTATTCAAGATAAACTTATCAAGGATGAACTTGAATCAAGAGTTGATGTACTTCaaagtggtgaaaaaaaatatcaagatgcTGGACCAACATATGattgtgttgtatttaatgatggtaaaaattgGAAAGCATGTATTGATACATCAGAAGAGGGTAATTTAGAAAGTGGTATATTACTTGGTGAATATTCATTAACACAAGAATACGCACCATTGACTCAACaagatcaattaaatatatcaataaatattcatgAGGATGGTAATATTCTAGAGATTGTTGGAGTATgtg caagTCATGGGACACATGTTGCATCAATTGCTGCTGCAAATTTTCcagaaaataaagaattaaatgGTGTTGCACCAGGTGCacaaataatatcattgacaATTGGTGATAATAGAATTGATCCAATGGAAACTGGTACAGCATTAGTACGTGCAATGATAtggattatgaaaaataataaaaaagttgatgtTATTAATATGTCATATGGTGAACAAGCAAATTGGACAAATACCGGTAGActttatgaattaataaatgaagtTGTTGATAAATACGGTGTAACATGGGTTGCTGCTGCTGGTAATTTTGGTCCAGCATTATGTACAATTGGTACACCACCAGATGTATCatcaatgaatataatatCAGTTGGTGCATATGTATCACCAGATATGATGGTTGCTGAATATTCCCTACGTGAAAAGCTGCCTGGTATGCCATATACATGGTCATCACGTGGTCCAATGATTGATGGTGGTACTGGTATAACAGTATGTGCACCTGGTGGTGCAATAACAAGTGTACCAAATTTTACATTACGTCAAAGTCAACTAATGAATGGTACAAGTATGGCAAGTCCACATGTTGCTGGTGCAATTGCATTATTAATATgtggtttaaaatttaaaaattgtaaatattcacCATACAGTTTAAAACGTGCTATTGAAAATTCagcattatttattgatacacTTGATGTATTTGCACAAGGTTCTGGTTTATTACAAGTTGAACGTGCATTTGAaaatcttgttgaaaattgtaaTGCGATTGAACGTGATGTTagatttacaataaattgtggtgttaataattcaaaaggtATACATATACGTTCTGGTATTATTGATAGACCAaaagatttttcaataacaattgAACCAGTATTTATTGATACTGATAATACAGATGCatcatgtaaaataaattttaatatacgtTTATCATTAGTATGTGATGCATCATGGGTACAATTTCCATCACATTTTGAATTAATGAATATGTCAAGATCATTTACAGTACGTATTGATGCTGTTAAGCTACCAAGTGGTGTACATACAACAACAATACGTGCAtatgatgttaataatattgataaaggaCCAGTATTTTTAATACCAATAACAATTGTACAAccaatgattattgaaaaaacaatgaatttaCCAGATTTTCATTAtagcaaaatattatttaaaccaaATACAATAAAACGTCATTTTATATTAGTTCCTGATGATGCAACATGGgctgttattaaaataaaaagtaatgataaagaaaaaactggTAGATTTGCATTACAAGCAATACAATTAAAACCACGTATGGCATCACGtacattacaaataaataaaatgttaaatataacATCACAATCAGAAACAATACAAGGTTTTAATGTTGAAGGTGGTTTAATACTTGAAATTGTTATTGCTAAATATTGGGCAAATATTggtgatattaatattgattatagCATTGAATTTCATGgtattaatgttattaatgGTAATTTTATAATGCAATCTGGTGATGGTATACATAAATTAGAATTACGTAGTTCATTAAGAAATGAAGATATTGTACCAAgtattacaatgaaaaatttggtACAAATATTACgtccaattgataataaattattaccacTTGGTAAACGTGATATAATACCACCAGCACGTCAAATATATGAATTACAATTAACGTATACATTCCATTTGACAAAAACATGTGAAATAACACCAAATATATCATTGTTATCTGATTTATTATATGAATCAGAATATGAAAGTCAATTATGGATGCTTTATGATACAAATAAACATCTTATTCATTGTGGTGATGCATTTCcacataaatatacaattaaaaaattggataAAGGAGATTATACTATTAAAACACATATtagacatgaaaaaaaagatttattagaaaaattaaatgacatgtcaatattattaagtcaaaaattatcatcaccaaTTAATCTTGATGTTTATGCTCATCATTCACAAGCTATTatttatggtaaaaaaatGGTTGCTGCAACTGTACCACCTGGACATATTTTACCAGTTTATATTGCACCAATTGCCAATGAAAACAA TTCTGATATTAAGCA ATTATCAAAAGGACAACCATTGGGTACATATTTATCTGGTTCAGTGACATTTTGCAAAGATGAAGCtagaaaaaaagttgattGTTACACATTCAAGTATGTATTATCAGAGCCAGCTAAAAAATCACCAGCTGTTAAAACAGATGATGAAAAGGTCAGCAAATGGGATGAGTATCAAGACACACTGAGAGATGTCAAGTGTACTTGGCTAGCAAAATTag AAGCAACTGAACATGCAACAGCATTATACAATGAATTAAGAACAAGTTATCCTGATCATTTACCAGTTCATACAGCAATGTTAACATCATTAGATTCACCAGAAGCAAGACGTTTATTACCACATGATGATTTAACTGAAAGTGCAATAACATTTGCTGATCAAATAATTGATGTTGCTGATAAAGttatatcatcaattgatcaagaaaaattattagcatATTATGGAATGAAACATGATCAAAGAACAGATGctactaaaattaaaacaacaatggataaacaaaaattattattaattgaatcatttgttaaaaaagGTTGTGCATATGCTagattatatatacatgctaGAAAACGTGGTGAGACTGAGGCTGCATTACATTTATCAGCTGTTACACAAGCATGGAATGATGTACAAAAATATGCTGAAGCAACTGACAACAag gtaTTAATATTGTCATTGTGGCATGCACACATTAATAAACATTATGgtcgttatttaaaattacttttacgTTATTATGAAGACAAACCACTCAgagatattgatgaaaaatttgctGAAATATCAAGTATCATTGGGTGGGAACATTGGGCAAAACATATTACTGGAACAATACCTACACGTTATCCCAAGGCATATcgactattttaa
- the LOC122860717 gene encoding tripeptidyl-peptidase 2 isoform X1, with the protein MGEVVDCNFPVWGLLPKKETGVNQYLIKYPEYDGRGTVIAIFDSGVDPGAPGLQVTSDGKPKIIARFDCSGDGDVDTSTIVQSEEGYITGLTGRKLKIPFDWTNPSGDYHIGVKEAYHLYPSKLREKIISEKKKKYWDDGHKAALAEATRKLQEFELKNPNPTSIQDKLIKDELESRVDVLQSGEKKYQDAGPTYDCVVFNDGKNWKACIDTSEEGNLESGILLGEYSLTQEYAPLTQQDQLNISINIHEDGNILEIVGVCASHGTHVASIAAANFPENKELNGVAPGAQIISLTIGDNRIDPMETGTALVRAMIWIMKNNKKVDVINMSYGEQANWTNTGRLYELINEVVDKYGVTWVAAAGNFGPALCTIGTPPDVSSMNIISVGAYVSPDMMVAEYSLREKLPGMPYTWSSRGPMIDGGTGITVCAPGGAITSVPNFTLRQSQLMNGTSMASPHVAGAIALLICGLKFKNCKYSPYSLKRAIENSALFIDTLDVFAQGSGLLQVERAFENLVENCNAIERDVRFTINCGVNNSKGIHIRSGIIDRPKDFSITIEPVFIDTDNTDASCKINFNIRLSLVCDASWVQFPSHFELMNMSRSFTVRIDAVKLPSGVHTTTIRAYDVNNIDKGPVFLIPITIVQPMIIEKTMNLPDFHYSKILFKPNTIKRHFILVPDDATWAVIKIKSNDKEKTGRFALQAIQLKPRMASRTLQINKMLNITSQSETIQGFNVEGGLILEIVIAKYWANIGDINIDYSIEFHGINVINGNFIMQSGDGIHKLELRSSLRNEDIVPSITMKNLVQILRPIDNKLLPLGKRDIIPPARQIYELQLTYTFHLTKTCEITPNISLLSDLLYESEYESQLWMLYDTNKHLIHCGDAFPHKYTIKKLDKGDYTIKTHIRHEKKDLLEKLNDMSILLSQKLSSPINLDVYAHHSQAIIYGKKMVAATVPPGHILPVYIAPIANENNSDIKQLSKGQPLGTYLSGSVTFCKDEARKKVDCYTFKYVLSEPAKKSPAVKTDDEKVSKWDEYQDTLRDVKCTWLAKLAPSIKATEHATALYNELRTSYPDHLPVHTAMLTSLDSPEARRLLPHDDLTESAITFADQIIDVADKVISSIDQEKLLAYYGMKHDQRTDATKIKTTMDKQKLLLIESFVKKGCAYARLYIHARKRGETEAALHLSAVTQAWNDVQKYAEATDNKVLILSLWHAHINKHYGRYLKLLLRYYEDKPLRDIDEKFAEISSIIGWEHWAKHITGTIPTRYPKAYRLF; encoded by the exons atgggaGAAGTTGTTGATTGTAATTTTCCTGTTTGGGGATTATTGCCTAAAAAAGAGACTGGAGTTaatcaatatttgattaaatatccTGAATATGATGGACGAGGTACGGTTATTGCAATTTTTGATTCTGGTGTTGATCCTGGTGCTCCTGGTTTACAg gtGACAAGTGATGGTAAGCCCAAGATAATTGCAAGATTTGACTGCAGTGGAGATGGTGATGTTGACACCAGTACAATTGTCCAATCAGAAGAAGGATATATAACTGGTTTAACTGGTAGAAAGTTAAag ataCCTTTTGATTGGACAAATCCAAGTGGTGATTATCATATTGGTGTTAAAGAAGCATATCATCTTTATCCATCAAAATTacgtgaaaaaattatttctgaaaaaaaaaaaaaatattgggaTGATGGACATAAAGCTGCACTTGCTGAAGCAACAAGAAAACTTCAg gaatttgaattaaaaaatccaaatcCAACAAGTATTCAAGATAAACTTATCAAGGATGAACTTGAATCAAGAGTTGATGTACTTCaaagtggtgaaaaaaaatatcaagatgcTGGACCAACATATGattgtgttgtatttaatgatggtaaaaattgGAAAGCATGTATTGATACATCAGAAGAGGGTAATTTAGAAAGTGGTATATTACTTGGTGAATATTCATTAACACAAGAATACGCACCATTGACTCAACaagatcaattaaatatatcaataaatattcatgAGGATGGTAATATTCTAGAGATTGTTGGAGTATgtg caagTCATGGGACACATGTTGCATCAATTGCTGCTGCAAATTTTCcagaaaataaagaattaaatgGTGTTGCACCAGGTGCacaaataatatcattgacaATTGGTGATAATAGAATTGATCCAATGGAAACTGGTACAGCATTAGTACGTGCAATGATAtggattatgaaaaataataaaaaagttgatgtTATTAATATGTCATATGGTGAACAAGCAAATTGGACAAATACCGGTAGActttatgaattaataaatgaagtTGTTGATAAATACGGTGTAACATGGGTTGCTGCTGCTGGTAATTTTGGTCCAGCATTATGTACAATTGGTACACCACCAGATGTATCatcaatgaatataatatCAGTTGGTGCATATGTATCACCAGATATGATGGTTGCTGAATATTCCCTACGTGAAAAGCTGCCTGGTATGCCATATACATGGTCATCACGTGGTCCAATGATTGATGGTGGTACTGGTATAACAGTATGTGCACCTGGTGGTGCAATAACAAGTGTACCAAATTTTACATTACGTCAAAGTCAACTAATGAATGGTACAAGTATGGCAAGTCCACATGTTGCTGGTGCAATTGCATTATTAATATgtggtttaaaatttaaaaattgtaaatattcacCATACAGTTTAAAACGTGCTATTGAAAATTCagcattatttattgatacacTTGATGTATTTGCACAAGGTTCTGGTTTATTACAAGTTGAACGTGCATTTGAaaatcttgttgaaaattgtaaTGCGATTGAACGTGATGTTagatttacaataaattgtggtgttaataattcaaaaggtATACATATACGTTCTGGTATTATTGATAGACCAaaagatttttcaataacaattgAACCAGTATTTATTGATACTGATAATACAGATGCatcatgtaaaataaattttaatatacgtTTATCATTAGTATGTGATGCATCATGGGTACAATTTCCATCACATTTTGAATTAATGAATATGTCAAGATCATTTACAGTACGTATTGATGCTGTTAAGCTACCAAGTGGTGTACATACAACAACAATACGTGCAtatgatgttaataatattgataaaggaCCAGTATTTTTAATACCAATAACAATTGTACAAccaatgattattgaaaaaacaatgaatttaCCAGATTTTCATTAtagcaaaatattatttaaaccaaATACAATAAAACGTCATTTTATATTAGTTCCTGATGATGCAACATGGgctgttattaaaataaaaagtaatgataaagaaaaaactggTAGATTTGCATTACAAGCAATACAATTAAAACCACGTATGGCATCACGtacattacaaataaataaaatgttaaatataacATCACAATCAGAAACAATACAAGGTTTTAATGTTGAAGGTGGTTTAATACTTGAAATTGTTATTGCTAAATATTGGGCAAATATTggtgatattaatattgattatagCATTGAATTTCATGgtattaatgttattaatgGTAATTTTATAATGCAATCTGGTGATGGTATACATAAATTAGAATTACGTAGTTCATTAAGAAATGAAGATATTGTACCAAgtattacaatgaaaaatttggtACAAATATTACgtccaattgataataaattattaccacTTGGTAAACGTGATATAATACCACCAGCACGTCAAATATATGAATTACAATTAACGTATACATTCCATTTGACAAAAACATGTGAAATAACACCAAATATATCATTGTTATCTGATTTATTATATGAATCAGAATATGAAAGTCAATTATGGATGCTTTATGATACAAATAAACATCTTATTCATTGTGGTGATGCATTTCcacataaatatacaattaaaaaattggataAAGGAGATTATACTATTAAAACACATATtagacatgaaaaaaaagatttattagaaaaattaaatgacatgtcaatattattaagtcaaaaattatcatcaccaaTTAATCTTGATGTTTATGCTCATCATTCACAAGCTATTatttatggtaaaaaaatGGTTGCTGCAACTGTACCACCTGGACATATTTTACCAGTTTATATTGCACCAATTGCCAATGAAAACAA TTCTGATATTAAGCA ATTATCAAAAGGACAACCATTGGGTACATATTTATCTGGTTCAGTGACATTTTGCAAAGATGAAGCtagaaaaaaagttgattGTTACACATTCAAGTATGTATTATCAGAGCCAGCTAAAAAATCACCAGCTGTTAAAACAGATGATGAAAAGGTCAGCAAATGGGATGAGTATCAAGACACACTGAGAGATGTCAAGTGTACTTGGCTAGCAAAATTag ctccATCAATAA AAGCAACTGAACATGCAACAGCATTATACAATGAATTAAGAACAAGTTATCCTGATCATTTACCAGTTCATACAGCAATGTTAACATCATTAGATTCACCAGAAGCAAGACGTTTATTACCACATGATGATTTAACTGAAAGTGCAATAACATTTGCTGATCAAATAATTGATGTTGCTGATAAAGttatatcatcaattgatcaagaaaaattattagcatATTATGGAATGAAACATGATCAAAGAACAGATGctactaaaattaaaacaacaatggataaacaaaaattattattaattgaatcatttgttaaaaaagGTTGTGCATATGCTagattatatatacatgctaGAAAACGTGGTGAGACTGAGGCTGCATTACATTTATCAGCTGTTACACAAGCATGGAATGATGTACAAAAATATGCTGAAGCAACTGACAACAag gtaTTAATATTGTCATTGTGGCATGCACACATTAATAAACATTATGgtcgttatttaaaattacttttacgTTATTATGAAGACAAACCACTCAgagatattgatgaaaaatttgctGAAATATCAAGTATCATTGGGTGGGAACATTGGGCAAAACATATTACTGGAACAATACCTACACGTTATCCCAAGGCATATcgactattttaa